In a genomic window of Diabrotica undecimpunctata isolate CICGRU chromosome 2, icDiaUnde3, whole genome shotgun sequence:
- the LOC140434621 gene encoding uncharacterized protein → MFKIVWNFVCLLATVNCIGVDVDTHNPLGSVQFPDDPDPVDTYINCQNCQGGPLTNCGQVIGRGVEEGFVCQTNHCYEAYIGYQNGSMPIVQRRCWRPAENVTAPDYCTWFEESEQKKKSRAIMIACKACTEDLCNLDKEFWRDPRYIKIKNYDHVSHEYLNHYHTYYDYDRHDDLNHYHTNYDHDRYEDFNHYHTNYDHGTHDHLNHYPEPMKIPYYPHQGHYH, encoded by the exons atgtttaaaataGTTTGGAATTTTGTGTGTCTGCTAGCGACAGTAAATTGTATTGGTGTTGACGTGGATA CTCATAATCCACTTGGTTCAGTACAATTTCCAGATG aTCCAGACCCAGTAGATACGTATATAAATTGTCAAAATTGCCAAGGAGGTCCATTAACGAACTGTGGACAAGTAATTGGAAGAGGAGTAGAAGAAGGATTCGTGTGTCAAACCAATCATTGTTACGAAGCTTATATTGGTTACCAAA ATGGATCGATGCCTATCGTCCAAAGAAGATGTTGGCGCCCTGCAGAAAACGTCACCGCCCCTGACTATTGCACATGGTTTGAGGAATCGGAgcagaaaaaaaaatcaagagCGATTATGATTGCTTGCAAGGCTTGTACCGAAGACTTATGTAATTTGGATAAGGAGTTCTGGCGGGACCCAAGATATATCAAGATCAAAAATTATGATCATGTTAGCCATGAATACCTTAACCATTATCACACATATTATGATTATGATAGGCACGACGATCTTAATCATTATCACACAAATTACGATCATGATAGATATGAAGATTTTAATCATTATCACACAAATTATGATCATGGTACACATGACCATCTTAACCATTATCCAGAGCCAATGAAAATTCCATATTACCCTCATCAGGGACATTATCATTAA